The following coding sequences lie in one Litorilinea aerophila genomic window:
- the cas2 gene encoding CRISPR-associated endonuclease Cas2 — MMVLITYDVNTTSEAGKRRLRLVAKQCRNFGQRVQNSVFECLVDAAQMKQLKHRLVGLIDPERDSLRFYYLGNEWRNRVEHVGTKASIDLEGPLIA; from the coding sequence ATGATGGTCTTGATTACCTACGATGTGAATACGACAAGCGAAGCCGGCAAGCGGCGTCTGCGTTTGGTCGCAAAGCAATGTCGGAATTTTGGGCAACGGGTCCAGAATTCGGTCTTCGAATGCCTGGTCGATGCGGCCCAGATGAAACAGTTGAAGCATCGCCTAGTTGGGTTGATAGATCCCGAACGGGACAGTCTGCGTTTCTACTATCTCGGCAACGAGTGGCGAAACCGGGTGGAGCATGTGGGCACAAAGGCAAGCATTGATTTGGAAGGGCCGCTGATTGCCTGA
- the cas1c gene encoding type I-C CRISPR-associated endonuclease Cas1c, translating into MKKLGNILYVTTPEAYLSLDGENVVVKRDDTTAMRLPLHNLENIVCFNYPGVSPALMGACAERNIGLCFLRPNGRFLARVTGRQKGNLLLRKKQYELSQCESACASIATSMVLGKIANCRTVINRAIRDHALLVDVSELRATSDFLKQMLQSVQAGATVETLRGLEGNAASRYFRVFGQLVLHQREAFAFEARTRRPPQDNMNALLSFLYTLLTYEVASALETVGLDPYVGFLHADRPGRPSLALDMMEELRPVLADRLALSLVNRKQISGKGFTQKESGGVLMDDRTRKEVLVAWQKRKQEEILHPFLKERIPFGLLPHVQASLLARYVRGDLDAYPPFFWN; encoded by the coding sequence ATGAAAAAGCTGGGGAATATCCTCTACGTCACCACACCTGAAGCCTACCTCTCCTTGGATGGTGAAAATGTCGTGGTCAAGCGGGACGACACAACAGCCATGCGCCTGCCACTACACAACCTGGAGAACATCGTCTGCTTCAACTACCCAGGCGTGAGCCCGGCGCTTATGGGGGCATGCGCAGAACGCAATATCGGTTTGTGCTTTCTCAGGCCAAATGGGCGGTTTCTGGCGCGGGTGACTGGCAGGCAGAAGGGCAATCTGTTGCTGCGCAAGAAGCAATACGAACTCTCCCAATGTGAATCCGCCTGTGCATCGATTGCCACATCCATGGTGCTGGGCAAGATCGCCAATTGCCGCACCGTCATCAACCGGGCAATTCGTGACCATGCCTTGCTTGTCGACGTGTCGGAATTGCGGGCCACCTCTGACTTCTTGAAACAGATGCTGCAGTCTGTCCAGGCGGGGGCAACCGTCGAGACGTTGCGCGGACTCGAGGGCAATGCGGCCAGCCGGTACTTCCGGGTCTTCGGGCAACTGGTTCTCCACCAACGGGAGGCATTTGCCTTTGAGGCGCGTACTCGACGCCCTCCGCAGGACAACATGAACGCTCTCCTTTCCTTCCTCTATACCCTGCTGACCTATGAGGTTGCCTCGGCGCTGGAGACCGTGGGGCTGGATCCCTATGTGGGCTTCTTGCACGCAGATCGACCTGGACGTCCCTCACTGGCTCTGGACATGATGGAAGAATTGCGCCCGGTCCTGGCCGATCGGCTGGCTCTCTCGTTGGTCAATCGCAAGCAGATTAGCGGCAAGGGGTTCACGCAAAAGGAGAGTGGCGGCGTCTTGATGGATGACAGAACCCGAAAGGAGGTGTTGGTGGCCTGGCAGAAGCGCAAGCAGGAAGAGATTCTCCATCCCTTCTTGAAAGAACGCATTCCCTTTGGATTGCTCCCCCATGTACAGGCCTCCCTGTTGGCCCGGTATGTGCGCGGGGATCTAGACGCATACCCCCCGTTCTTCTGGAATTAG
- the cas4 gene encoding CRISPR-associated protein Cas4 — protein sequence MTTTYSPEELLPLSGIQHFLFCRRQWALIHVERQWQENALTAEGRILHTRVDDPSFTEKRKGVIVARSVPVASTSLGLFGVCDVVEFSESAQGVHLPGYQGTYLPAPVEYKRGKKKLEPSDEAQLCAQALCLEEMLAVSIPVGYLYYGQVRRRVTVELTEALRDRVRRAAQEMHTYFQRGYTPKVKPFKGCKSCSLADICLPRLQGEAMPASAYIRQQIERG from the coding sequence ATGACCACCACATACAGTCCCGAGGAGTTGCTGCCGCTTTCAGGCATTCAACACTTTCTCTTCTGTCGCCGGCAGTGGGCGCTGATCCATGTCGAACGGCAGTGGCAGGAGAATGCGCTCACCGCCGAGGGGCGAATTCTCCACACGCGGGTGGACGATCCCTCCTTTACGGAAAAGCGAAAGGGGGTGATCGTCGCCCGCTCGGTACCCGTGGCCTCGACCTCGCTCGGGCTTTTCGGTGTGTGTGACGTGGTGGAGTTCAGCGAGTCGGCCCAAGGTGTCCACCTGCCTGGATACCAGGGTACGTACTTGCCCGCCCCAGTGGAATACAAGCGCGGCAAGAAGAAACTTGAGCCGAGCGATGAAGCTCAACTGTGTGCCCAGGCCCTCTGTCTGGAAGAAATGCTGGCCGTCTCGATTCCCGTGGGCTATCTCTACTACGGTCAGGTCCGCCGTCGTGTCACCGTGGAGCTGACCGAGGCATTGCGGGATCGGGTGCGTCGCGCAGCCCAGGAAATGCACACCTACTTCCAGCGAGGGTACACGCCCAAGGTCAAGCCTTTCAAGGGGTGCAAATCCTGTTCCCTGGCGGACATCTGCCTGCCCCGTCTACAGGGCGAAGCCATGCCGGCCTCCGCCTATATCCGCCAGCAGATCGAAAGGGGATAG
- the cas7c gene encoding type I-C CRISPR-associated protein Cas7/Csd2 has protein sequence MATLSKKIDFAVIVNVKNANPNGDPMNGNRPRYNYDGYGEISDVAIKRKIRNRLMMDPRYLVFVQPDDSKLDDYPSLRKRAEGEIPKAKWKDEKEFRKAVCEKWIDVRAFGQVFAYSGGRRGEGVSVGIRGPVSIHPAFSVSPVLDRMTSIQITKSVSGEDDGTKRASDTMGMKHRIDHGVYVFFGSMNPQLASLTGFSDDDAQAIKEALRTLFRNDASSARPEGSMEVYRLYWWEHNSPNGQYSSAKVHRLLTVAPKVETPNSIEDYEITLRELPGLKCEVIEGE, from the coding sequence ATGGCTACTCTAAGCAAGAAAATCGACTTCGCCGTGATTGTCAACGTCAAGAACGCCAATCCGAACGGCGATCCCATGAACGGTAACCGTCCCCGCTACAACTACGACGGCTACGGCGAGATCTCAGACGTCGCCATCAAGCGGAAGATCAGAAACCGCCTGATGATGGATCCGCGCTATCTCGTCTTTGTACAACCTGATGACAGCAAATTGGACGACTATCCAAGCCTGCGCAAGCGAGCCGAGGGCGAGATCCCAAAGGCGAAGTGGAAGGACGAGAAAGAATTCCGCAAAGCAGTCTGTGAGAAGTGGATCGATGTTCGGGCCTTTGGGCAGGTCTTCGCCTACAGCGGCGGAAGAAGAGGTGAGGGCGTATCGGTGGGCATTCGCGGCCCGGTCTCGATCCATCCCGCATTCTCCGTGTCACCTGTGCTGGACCGGATGACAAGCATCCAGATCACCAAGAGCGTCAGCGGGGAAGACGATGGAACGAAACGCGCCTCCGACACAATGGGCATGAAACACCGGATCGACCATGGTGTCTACGTTTTCTTCGGCAGCATGAACCCACAACTGGCCTCCCTGACGGGCTTCTCTGACGACGACGCGCAGGCGATCAAAGAAGCGTTGAGAACCCTGTTTCGCAACGATGCTTCATCCGCCCGCCCTGAAGGCAGCATGGAAGTCTACAGGCTCTACTGGTGGGAACACAACAGCCCCAACGGTCAGTACTCGTCTGCGAAAGTTCATCGCTTGCTGACCGTGGCGCCGAAGGTGGAAACGCCCAATTCCATTGAAGATTATGAGATCACCTTGCGAGAATTGCCCGGACTGAAGTGTGAGGTCATTGAGGGCGAATAG
- the cas8c gene encoding type I-C CRISPR-associated protein Cas8c/Csd1 codes for MNWMQRLAETYDNCQSSIGYSHQDDQRPLLPICHITSQAHIEIVIDGEGNFRRARLITEKDDATTIHPSTEESASRSGSKPANHPLCDKLQYVAGDFTDWGGVVTSGFKKDPQEPYRNFVDDLTKWSNSEFGHPKAKAVLQYVTKRRVMQDLIDQHILLVGNDGKLLSKDEVERDRNTKDIFSLVNSQDLAFVRWVVEGDETESRVWRDKTLWDSWINYYLSGRDDRALCYVTGDTRVVARSHPKYIRWEGDGAKLISANDTSGFTFRGRFTEDQQAASVGLDVSHKSHYALMWLISRQGYRQGELAVVAWATSGAPVPKPTDDPISLLMGDLPMEEPPPYTAQEIALQLKKRIAGYGKELGDTTEIVVMAMDSATPGRLAMTYYRELNSSDFLQRIDRWHESCAWLHRYRVVEVRSEQDGKTSRQVVPFVGAPAPHDIAEVAYGSRLDDKLRKATIERILPCIIDGQPLPRDLVESAVRRASNRAGLDDGEWCKVLSIACALFRKYNTKETYEMALDSTRTTRDYLYGRLLALADNLEEWALNEAGEKRQTNAARLMARFAERPYSTWRTIELALAPYKARLGKQKTWRREQMIDEVIALFDPADFTSDKRLSGEFLLGYHCQREYLRTSRADATSEADSSDEHSTNE; via the coding sequence ATGAATTGGATGCAAAGGTTGGCTGAGACCTACGACAACTGTCAATCCAGCATCGGGTACAGCCATCAGGACGACCAGCGGCCCCTGCTTCCCATTTGTCACATCACATCCCAGGCGCACATCGAAATCGTCATCGATGGCGAAGGCAACTTCCGGCGGGCGCGCCTGATCACCGAGAAGGATGACGCCACGACGATTCATCCCAGTACAGAAGAGTCAGCCAGCAGATCTGGCAGCAAGCCTGCGAACCATCCCCTCTGTGACAAGCTCCAATACGTGGCAGGAGATTTCACAGACTGGGGCGGTGTTGTGACTTCAGGGTTCAAGAAGGATCCCCAAGAGCCCTATCGCAATTTTGTCGACGACTTGACCAAGTGGAGCAACTCGGAATTCGGCCACCCCAAAGCGAAGGCTGTGCTGCAGTACGTAACCAAGAGGAGGGTCATGCAGGATCTGATCGATCAACATATCCTCCTGGTCGGCAATGACGGCAAACTCTTGTCCAAAGATGAGGTGGAGAGAGATAGGAACACCAAGGACATATTTTCGCTTGTGAATTCGCAAGACTTGGCATTTGTCCGCTGGGTTGTTGAAGGAGACGAGACCGAAAGCAGGGTCTGGCGGGACAAAACGCTGTGGGATAGCTGGATCAACTACTACTTGAGCGGGAGAGACGATAGGGCCCTTTGCTATGTTACAGGGGACACACGCGTTGTAGCGCGTAGTCACCCCAAGTACATCCGCTGGGAAGGCGATGGCGCAAAGCTGATCTCGGCCAATGACACCAGCGGCTTCACGTTCCGGGGACGCTTTACGGAAGATCAACAGGCCGCCAGTGTTGGACTGGACGTCTCGCATAAGTCTCACTATGCGTTGATGTGGCTCATCAGCCGGCAGGGCTACAGGCAGGGCGAGCTGGCAGTCGTCGCGTGGGCAACCTCCGGCGCGCCGGTCCCAAAGCCGACCGACGATCCCATATCCCTCTTGATGGGAGACTTGCCCATGGAGGAGCCGCCTCCCTACACCGCCCAAGAGATCGCTCTGCAACTGAAGAAGCGAATCGCAGGCTATGGCAAAGAGCTTGGCGATACAACCGAGATTGTGGTCATGGCCATGGACTCAGCAACCCCGGGCCGTCTGGCCATGACCTACTATCGCGAACTGAACAGCTCCGATTTCCTGCAACGAATTGACCGCTGGCATGAATCTTGCGCTTGGCTCCACCGTTATCGAGTTGTAGAAGTGCGAAGCGAACAGGACGGCAAGACCAGCCGGCAGGTGGTGCCCTTTGTCGGCGCACCTGCACCCCACGACATCGCCGAAGTGGCATACGGCAGCCGGCTGGATGACAAGCTTCGCAAAGCAACCATCGAACGCATTCTTCCGTGCATCATCGATGGCCAGCCGCTACCCCGCGATCTAGTGGAATCCGCGGTCAGGCGGGCTTCGAATCGCGCAGGTCTTGATGATGGGGAGTGGTGTAAGGTACTGAGCATTGCCTGTGCTCTCTTTCGAAAGTACAACACAAAGGAGACCTATGAAATGGCACTGGACTCAACCAGAACGACCAGAGACTATCTCTACGGCAGGTTGCTCGCCTTGGCAGACAACCTGGAAGAATGGGCGTTGAACGAAGCTGGAGAGAAGCGCCAGACCAACGCCGCGCGCCTGATGGCGCGCTTCGCCGAACGCCCGTACAGCACTTGGAGAACAATCGAGCTGGCTTTGGCGCCGTACAAGGCCAGGCTTGGCAAGCAGAAGACCTGGAGGCGCGAACAGATGATCGATGAAGTGATTGCCTTGTTCGACCCCGCTGATTTCACCAGCGACAAACGCTTGAGCGGCGAATTCCTGCTGGGTTATCACTGCCAACGTGAGTATCTTCGCACCAGCCGAGCCGACGCAACCTCTGAAGCAGATTCCAGCGACGAACACTCTACCAACGAATAG
- the cas5c gene encoding type I-C CRISPR-associated protein Cas5c, with product MRNTVEFRVWGRYALFTDPLTKIGGEKHSYQIPTYEALKGILSSVYWKPTIVWIIDKVRVMKPIKTQTRSAKPVKYGGSGHDLSIYTYLSDVEYQVQAHFEWNENREDLIQDRNENKHYFVAKRMIARGGRRDVFLGTRECQAYVEPCRFGEGEGFYDDYPDELSFGLMFHGFDYPDEARNGAEKAALYARFWRPRMVKGVIDFIRPDEARIRKVVRTMEASPPATVGLEEEGLLAEYEEEEGA from the coding sequence ATGCGGAATACTGTGGAATTCAGGGTCTGGGGAAGATATGCCCTGTTCACCGATCCGCTCACGAAGATCGGCGGTGAGAAGCACTCGTATCAGATCCCCACCTACGAAGCGCTGAAAGGCATCTTGAGTTCGGTCTACTGGAAGCCGACCATCGTCTGGATCATCGACAAAGTCAGGGTGATGAAGCCGATCAAGACCCAGACGCGCAGCGCCAAGCCCGTGAAATATGGCGGTTCTGGCCACGATCTTTCCATCTACACATACCTTTCAGACGTCGAGTATCAGGTGCAGGCCCACTTCGAGTGGAACGAAAACCGTGAAGATCTGATCCAAGATCGCAATGAGAACAAACACTACTTCGTCGCCAAACGCATGATCGCGCGCGGCGGACGCCGGGATGTCTTCCTGGGCACACGCGAATGCCAGGCGTACGTCGAACCTTGCCGCTTTGGTGAAGGTGAGGGGTTCTACGATGACTACCCTGATGAGCTCTCCTTTGGCTTGATGTTCCACGGCTTTGACTATCCCGATGAAGCACGAAATGGTGCGGAGAAGGCCGCTCTCTACGCCCGTTTTTGGCGCCCGAGGATGGTGAAAGGCGTCATTGACTTCATCCGTCCTGACGAGGCCCGTATCCGGAAGGTTGTGCGCACGATGGAGGCAAGCCCCCCGGCAACGGTCGGGCTCGAGGAAGAAGGCTTGTTGGCGGAGTACGAAGAAGAGGAGGGCGCGTAA
- the cas3 gene encoding CRISPR-associated helicase Cas3', whose translation MSRATEKAMRLLQIEQLLWAHPEGLTRAEIARRIGVNRSTITKYLDKDHLPASIYEDEFDGNKLKIDRNADLTKTSFNLHEIMAIHLATRLLATRTDKQNPHAASALRKLGIALQRLDQRISHHLLCSADVMDEDAAFRDPVYLDALEKLTEAWSSGRKVRVSHQMPDGRVFDYIFSPYFIEPYAVGQTAHVIGLREPPGKVRTFKIERLRSVEILREEYAIPEDFDPTVLLRDAWGIWYSEAEPVEVVLRFHPSVAQRVRETRWHREQQDDIQPDGYLVWRAKIAEPQEMLPWIRGWGAQCEVLEPVELREELKREARKLGELYQVMEVKKQFVAHIREKDRVPQSLEDHLSGVSKLAGQFAGKIGLKETGTLLGLLHDLGKASETFQRYILSGEGLIDPDAEEYIDPVAHKGKIDHTTAGAQVVYQQLWDRGPMDKIAAQVLALCIASHHSGLIDCLTPVGENNFIRRMQKGDESTRRSEALANLPEIQSALADLLTDDLVNQIYTRVKSLREEKGDSRETYLFKVGLLIRFLLSCLIDADRLDTADFESPGNAELRNYGQYHAWETLITRLNRQIDKFEQKPDKNKVDELRSQVSQACLDFATRPKGIYQLTVPTGGAKTLGSLRFALNHAAHHGMDRIFYVLPYTSIIDQNAAEVRRILEDRDEDGHYLDKVVLEHHSNLTPEEETRRQNLLAQNWDAPIVFTTQVQFLEALFGAGTRSPRRMHQLANSVIILDEVQTVPIKVIHMLNVALRFLVNNCGATVLLCTATQPPLDKIDAQYRALTIQSDQRIIQNEGALFEALKRVDVFDRYKVGGWSEEEVAALAEQQLQEKGSVLIVVNTKKSARALYHAIADKEIAGVHLYHLSTNMCAVHRLKVLDEMKAKLSRGERVICVSTQLIEAGVDIDFGAVIRYLAGLDSIAQAAGRCNRHGTRPDLGSVWIVNPKDENIGRLQDIAIGTAQAQRVLADYKNDPQRFGNNRIGIEAMAAYYRFYYEQRKDDMRYNVAADSPVGRDANLFDLLSVNAQAVEAFKRIHHTLPDMAFRQSFQSAAKAFRVIDSPTRGVVVPYGDEGKEIVADLCASGELTRQRKLLRRAQRYSVNLFPDEFQRLATSGAIKEVQSGTGIYCLAEEYYSDKFGWSDKPVTGMETLIA comes from the coding sequence ATGAGCCGTGCAACTGAGAAGGCCATGCGGCTATTGCAGATTGAGCAACTGCTGTGGGCGCACCCTGAGGGGTTGACCCGCGCCGAGATCGCCCGCCGCATCGGCGTCAATCGTTCGACGATTACCAAATATCTGGACAAGGATCATCTGCCGGCGAGCATCTACGAAGACGAGTTCGACGGCAACAAACTCAAGATCGACCGTAACGCCGACCTGACCAAAACATCCTTCAATCTGCATGAAATCATGGCCATTCATCTGGCAACACGCCTGTTGGCGACGCGCACTGACAAGCAGAACCCCCATGCGGCATCGGCGCTGCGTAAATTGGGGATCGCCCTGCAACGGCTGGATCAACGTATCAGCCATCACCTTCTCTGTTCCGCCGATGTGATGGATGAGGACGCGGCTTTTCGTGATCCAGTCTATCTGGATGCCCTGGAGAAGCTGACCGAAGCATGGTCATCGGGGCGCAAGGTCCGGGTGAGCCATCAGATGCCCGATGGTCGGGTCTTTGACTACATATTTTCGCCCTACTTTATCGAGCCTTATGCGGTGGGCCAGACTGCCCACGTTATCGGCCTGCGTGAGCCGCCGGGCAAAGTGCGTACGTTCAAGATTGAACGACTGCGCTCGGTGGAGATCCTGCGCGAGGAGTACGCAATCCCGGAAGACTTTGATCCAACTGTACTGTTGCGGGATGCTTGGGGCATCTGGTACAGCGAGGCCGAACCGGTGGAGGTGGTGCTGCGTTTCCACCCCAGTGTTGCCCAACGGGTGCGCGAGACGCGCTGGCACCGAGAACAGCAGGATGACATCCAGCCGGATGGATATTTGGTCTGGCGCGCCAAAATCGCCGAACCGCAAGAGATGCTCCCATGGATACGCGGGTGGGGTGCCCAATGTGAGGTCTTGGAGCCCGTAGAGTTGCGGGAGGAGCTCAAGCGGGAGGCACGGAAATTGGGTGAACTGTACCAGGTGATGGAGGTGAAAAAACAGTTCGTTGCTCACATCCGCGAGAAAGATAGAGTCCCGCAGTCGCTCGAGGATCACCTGTCAGGCGTCTCGAAACTGGCAGGTCAATTCGCCGGGAAAATTGGGCTAAAGGAGACAGGGACACTGCTCGGCCTACTACACGATCTGGGCAAAGCAAGCGAGACATTCCAGCGGTACATCTTATCCGGAGAAGGCCTGATCGACCCGGACGCGGAAGAATACATCGATCCGGTAGCCCACAAGGGCAAGATCGATCACACGACCGCAGGCGCACAGGTGGTCTACCAGCAGCTCTGGGACCGGGGACCCATGGACAAGATCGCCGCCCAGGTTTTGGCGCTGTGTATTGCCTCCCATCATTCTGGACTCATCGACTGCCTGACACCGGTCGGCGAAAACAATTTCATCCGGCGCATGCAGAAGGGGGACGAAAGCACACGCAGGAGCGAAGCGCTGGCGAACCTTCCCGAGATCCAAAGCGCCCTGGCGGACTTGCTCACAGATGATCTCGTCAACCAAATCTACACAAGAGTCAAGAGCCTGCGCGAGGAAAAAGGAGACTCAAGGGAAACGTATCTGTTCAAGGTCGGCCTGCTCATCCGCTTTTTGCTCAGTTGCCTGATCGACGCTGACAGGCTCGACACCGCCGATTTCGAGTCGCCGGGCAATGCGGAATTGAGGAACTACGGTCAATATCATGCCTGGGAGACCTTGATCACCCGCTTGAACCGCCAGATCGACAAATTCGAGCAGAAACCGGATAAGAACAAGGTGGATGAACTGCGCAGTCAGGTATCTCAGGCCTGCTTGGACTTTGCGACGAGGCCGAAAGGCATATACCAACTGACCGTGCCCACCGGCGGCGCGAAGACCCTGGGCAGCCTACGCTTTGCCCTGAACCACGCTGCCCATCATGGCATGGATCGGATCTTCTACGTACTTCCGTATACGTCCATTATCGACCAAAACGCGGCCGAGGTCAGGCGGATTTTGGAGGACAGGGATGAAGATGGTCACTATCTGGACAAGGTGGTCCTGGAACACCATTCCAACCTGACTCCCGAAGAGGAAACCCGCCGGCAAAATCTGCTGGCCCAAAATTGGGACGCCCCCATCGTGTTCACAACCCAGGTTCAATTCCTAGAAGCGTTGTTTGGCGCGGGCACACGCAGCCCGCGGCGCATGCACCAATTGGCCAACTCGGTAATCATCCTCGATGAAGTGCAGACTGTCCCCATCAAAGTCATCCATATGTTGAACGTTGCTTTGCGCTTCCTGGTCAACAACTGCGGCGCGACTGTACTGTTGTGCACGGCCACGCAGCCGCCGCTTGACAAGATTGACGCCCAATACCGCGCGCTGACGATTCAATCCGACCAGCGCATCATCCAGAATGAAGGGGCGCTCTTTGAAGCATTGAAGCGTGTTGACGTGTTCGACAGATACAAAGTCGGCGGCTGGAGTGAAGAGGAGGTGGCAGCTCTGGCGGAACAGCAGTTGCAGGAAAAAGGCAGTGTGTTAATCGTTGTCAACACTAAGAAATCCGCCCGTGCGCTCTACCATGCGATTGCCGACAAGGAGATCGCCGGTGTCCATCTCTATCATCTCAGCACGAACATGTGCGCCGTTCATCGCCTAAAAGTGCTGGATGAGATGAAAGCCAAACTCAGCAGGGGCGAACGGGTGATCTGTGTCAGTACACAACTAATCGAAGCAGGTGTAGACATCGACTTCGGCGCTGTGATCCGCTACCTGGCCGGACTGGACTCGATTGCACAGGCGGCAGGACGCTGTAACCGTCATGGAACACGGCCAGATCTGGGAAGTGTCTGGATCGTCAATCCAAAGGATGAAAACATAGGGCGGTTACAGGATATCGCAATTGGCACAGCCCAAGCGCAACGGGTTCTAGCGGATTACAAAAACGATCCCCAGCGGTTCGGCAACAATCGAATCGGGATCGAAGCGATGGCGGCATACTATCGGTTCTACTACGAGCAGCGAAAAGATGACATGCGATATAACGTAGCTGCGGATTCGCCGGTGGGCCGAGACGCCAACCTGTTCGACCTCCTTTCCGTCAACGCGCAGGCAGTGGAAGCCTTTAAACGGATTCACCACACTCTTCCAGACATGGCATTCCGACAATCTTTCCAAAGCGCAGCCAAGGCCTTCCGCGTGATCGATTCGCCGACACGGGGTGTGGTGGTTCCGTATGGCGACGAAGGAAAAGAGATCGTCGCTGACCTGTGCGCCTCTGGAGAGCTGACGCGGCAGCGCAAGTTGCTGCGGAGAGCGCAACGATATTCCGTGAATCTCTTTCCCGATGAATTCCAGCGGTTGGCTACAAGCGGAGCGATTAAGGAGGTCCAATCAGGCACGGGCATCTACTGTCTGGCCGAGGAATACTACAGCGACAAGTTTGGGTGGAGTGACAAACCGGTGACCGGCATGGAAACGCTGATTGCATAG
- the dgoD gene encoding galactonate dehydratase, whose translation MKIERIEQFFPRPRVRLVKITTDDGLVGWGETTLEGKPKSTMAAVEELADYLIGKDPLRLEHHWQHIYRSAFFRGGNVLMTALSGIDQALWDIAGKYYGVPVYKLLGGAVRDRIRVYAHWGIRDLSEEGLARARERLDRLQQMGYTAFKSGPGGKWRGHEPPAVIDHFVRCAYTMREWVGPEVELAFDFHGKMTPALAIEICHEIKGMRPMFVEEPVPQENVDALKLVSDHVPFPIATGERLLTRWGFREVFEKQAVAYIQPDVSHCGGITELKKIANMAEVYYMHILPHCAIGPVAFTASMHVDAVVPNFLAQEQVDQGLGHGLLQEPWQVVDGYIELPTQPGLGIEVDEEAAARTVPYTEELGGEFYHDDGSVADW comes from the coding sequence ATGAAAATTGAGCGAATCGAACAATTCTTTCCCCGGCCCCGGGTGCGCCTGGTAAAGATCACCACCGACGACGGCCTGGTGGGCTGGGGCGAGACCACCCTGGAGGGGAAGCCCAAGAGCACCATGGCCGCGGTGGAAGAGCTGGCCGACTACCTGATCGGCAAGGATCCCCTGCGCCTGGAGCACCACTGGCAGCACATCTACCGCTCGGCCTTCTTCCGGGGTGGCAACGTCCTCATGACCGCGCTCTCCGGCATCGACCAGGCCCTGTGGGACATCGCCGGCAAGTACTACGGCGTGCCGGTTTACAAGCTGCTGGGCGGCGCGGTGCGGGATCGGATCCGGGTTTACGCCCACTGGGGCATCCGGGACCTGAGCGAGGAGGGGCTGGCGCGGGCCCGGGAGCGGCTGGACCGGCTCCAACAGATGGGCTACACGGCCTTCAAGTCCGGGCCGGGCGGCAAGTGGCGGGGGCATGAGCCCCCCGCGGTCATCGACCACTTCGTCCGTTGTGCCTACACCATGCGGGAGTGGGTGGGGCCGGAGGTGGAGCTGGCCTTCGACTTCCACGGCAAGATGACGCCCGCACTGGCCATCGAGATCTGCCATGAGATCAAGGGCATGCGGCCCATGTTTGTGGAGGAGCCCGTGCCCCAGGAAAATGTGGACGCGCTCAAGCTGGTCTCGGACCACGTGCCCTTTCCCATCGCCACGGGCGAGCGGCTCTTGACCCGCTGGGGCTTCCGGGAGGTTTTCGAAAAACAGGCCGTGGCCTACATCCAGCCGGACGTCTCCCACTGTGGCGGCATCACCGAGTTGAAGAAGATCGCCAACATGGCGGAGGTCTACTACATGCACATCCTGCCCCACTGTGCCATCGGGCCGGTGGCGTTTACGGCATCCATGCACGTGGACGCGGTGGTGCCCAACTTCCTGGCCCAGGAGCAGGTGGACCAGGGGCTGGGCCATGGCTTGCTGCAGGAGCCGTGGCAGGTAGTGGATGGCTACATCGAGCTGCCGACCCAACCGGGCCTGGGCATCGAGGTCGACGAGGAAGCCGCAGCCCGGACCGTCCCTTACACCGAGGAGCTGGGCGGCGAATTCTACCACGACGACGGCAGTGTGGCCGATTGGTGA